A single window of Senegalia massiliensis DNA harbors:
- a CDS encoding response regulator — translation MSKRILIVDDAAFMRMMIKDILSKNGYEIVGEADNGQKAIEKFKELNPDLVIMDITMPEVDGIQAVKEIKKIDSNSKIVMCSAMGQQAMVIEAIQAGAKDFIVKPFQADRVIEAVNKAIG, via the coding sequence ATGTCAAAAAGAATTTTAATAGTTGATGATGCTGCATTTATGAGAATGATGATAAAAGATATATTAAGTAAAAACGGTTATGAAATAGTAGGTGAAGCTGATAATGGTCAAAAAGCAATTGAGAAATTTAAAGAATTAAATCCTGATTTAGTTATAATGGATATAACTATGCCAGAAGTTGATGGTATTCAAGCAGTTAAAGAAATTAAAAAAATAGATAGTAACTCAAAAATTGTGATGTGTTCTGCAATGGGCCAACAAGCTATGGTAATAGAAGCAATACAGGCAGGAGCTAAAGACTTTATTGTAAAACCATTTCAAGCTGATAGAGTTATTGAAGCTGTAAATAAAGCAATAGGTTAG
- the fliY gene encoding flagellar motor switch phosphatase FliY gives MNNNMLSQEEIDALLNGNLDDDVSDSQTDESNNNDIMLTEEEIDALGEIGNISMGTAATTLFTLLGQKVTITTPRVSTTNMKELAKNYPSPYIAVDVKYKVGLEGSNLLILKTNDVKVITDLMMGGNGKNVDKELNDMDFSAISEAMNQMVGSSSTSLSEMFNQKIDIDPPRAFKIEFDKDVNGIEALNKESELVKISFRMIIGDIIDSEIMQLLPLDFAKKLFTSLFDKDVEESEKTEENKQENIEYNTNINNEYDSYKNDNVMEVKSDDKVEVKKFNFKNFESNNDKRYNESIDLIQDIPIEITVELGRTIKKISEVLEYGPGTIIELDKLVGEPLEIKANGRIIAKGEVVVIDDNFGVRVTDILSSSKTIKTL, from the coding sequence ATGAATAATAATATGCTTTCTCAAGAAGAGATAGATGCATTATTGAATGGTAATTTAGATGATGATGTATCAGATTCACAAACAGACGAAAGTAACAATAATGATATTATGTTAACTGAAGAAGAAATAGATGCTCTAGGTGAAATTGGTAATATAAGTATGGGGACTGCTGCAACAACACTTTTTACTTTGTTAGGTCAAAAAGTCACTATAACTACACCAAGGGTATCTACTACTAATATGAAAGAGTTAGCTAAAAATTACCCTAGTCCATATATAGCTGTAGATGTAAAATATAAAGTAGGATTAGAAGGTTCTAATTTACTAATATTAAAGACTAATGATGTCAAAGTTATAACGGACTTAATGATGGGTGGAAACGGAAAAAATGTTGATAAAGAATTAAATGATATGGACTTTAGTGCAATAAGTGAAGCAATGAATCAAATGGTAGGTTCATCTAGTACTTCTTTATCAGAGATGTTTAATCAAAAGATAGATATTGATCCTCCAAGGGCATTCAAAATTGAATTCGATAAAGATGTAAATGGTATTGAAGCATTGAATAAAGAATCTGAATTAGTAAAAATATCTTTTAGAATGATTATAGGAGATATTATTGATAGTGAAATAATGCAATTATTACCATTAGATTTTGCAAAGAAGCTTTTCACATCTTTATTTGATAAGGATGTAGAAGAAAGTGAAAAAACAGAAGAAAATAAACAGGAAAATATAGAATACAATACAAATATTAACAATGAATATGATAGTTATAAAAATGATAATGTAATGGAAGTAAAGAGTGATGATAAAGTAGAAGTTAAAAAATTTAACTTTAAAAACTTTGAATCAAACAATGATAAAAGATATAATGAAAGTATTGATTTAATACAAGATATTCCAATAGAAATAACTGTAGAGTTAGGAAGGACTATAAAAAAGATTAGTGAAGTTTTGGAATATGGTCCTGGAACTATAATTGAGTTGGACAAGTTAGTTGGAGAACCATTAGAGATAAAAGCTAATGGTCGTATAATAGCAAAAGGTGAAGTTGTTGTTATTGATGATAACTTTGGTGTTAGAGTTACAGATATATTAAGTTCATCTAAGACAATAAAAACGTTATAG
- a CDS encoding flagellar biosynthetic protein FliO has translation MDNFINILFAIFSFGIILVLAYFTTKMVAMKSTNMNNGKNMEIIDVLNLGNHKKILLVKILGKIYVIGTSNNSGFNKIDEIQDEDIINNLSNSNYHKSDFDNLLKSKLSFINKNQDPNEELPYNNLNKLDKLKDKLKELKLSNSSDITKDE, from the coding sequence ATGGATAATTTTATAAACATATTATTTGCAATATTTTCTTTTGGAATAATTTTAGTACTTGCTTATTTCACAACTAAAATGGTAGCAATGAAAAGTACAAATATGAATAATGGGAAAAACATGGAGATAATTGATGTTTTAAATTTAGGTAATCATAAAAAGATATTACTTGTGAAAATATTAGGAAAGATATATGTTATTGGAACTTCAAATAATAGTGGTTTTAATAAAATAGATGAAATTCAAGATGAAGATATAATTAATAATTTATCGAATTCAAATTATCATAAATCTGATTTTGATAATTTGCTAAAAAGCAAATTATCTTTCATTAATAAAAATCAAGACCCAAATGAAGAATTGCCATATAATAATCTTAATAAGCTAGACAAATTAAAAGATAAACTAA